In Ischnura elegans chromosome 6, ioIscEleg1.1, whole genome shotgun sequence, one genomic interval encodes:
- the LOC124160780 gene encoding parkin coregulated gene protein homolog, with translation MPTPQRKKRPVRIVPAFTIQAYQKNVVVQSPPKLTQKPKTPKATAFSKYYKRGDFPISLEFDTYGHKIAWKVDIDKLDFHHYLPLFFDGLRETGHPYQFFARQGIYDMLEHGGSKILPVIPQLVIPIKNALNTRNPEIICTTLKVLQQLVMSADMVGVALVPYYRQILPIFNVFKDKNVNIGDGIDYTQQRRQNVGDLIEETLEILERYGGEDAFINIKYMVPTYESCMLN, from the exons ATGCCCACGCCTCAAAGAAAAAAACGACCTGTAAGAATCGTTCCTGCGTTCACAATACAAGCATACCAGAAAAATGTCGTTGTTCAATCTCCACCAAAGTTAACACAGAAGCCAAAAACTCCGAAGGCTACAGCTTTCAGCAAGTATTATAAAAGAGGCGACTTTCCTATTTCTTTGGAATTCGACACATACGGTCACAAGATAGCTTGGAAG GTGGACATAGATAAGCTGGACTTCCATCACTACTTGCCACTATTTTTTGATGGATTGCGTGAAACAGGCCACCCATATCAATTTTTTGCTCGTCAAGGAATATACGACATGCTAGAGCATGGAGGCTCAAAGATTCTACCTGTTATACCCCAATTGGTTATCCCCATTAAAA ATGCTTTAAACACAAGGAATCCAGAGATCATATGTACAACCTTGAAAGTACTACAACAATTGGTTATGTCAGCTGATATGGTTGGAGTGGCATTAGTGCCATATTATCGACAGATTCttcctatttttaatgtttttaaggACAAAAATG TCAATATTGGTGATGGCATTGATTATACTCAGCAGAGGAGGCAGAATGTGGGAGATTTAATAGAGGAAACACTAGAAATTCTGGAAAGATATGGAGGAGAGGATGCttttataaatattaagtatATGGTACCAACATATGAATCTTGTAtgcttaattaa